Proteins encoded together in one Candidatus Margulisiibacteriota bacterium window:
- a CDS encoding alpha-amylase family glycosyl hydrolase, with the protein MNKQHLPPAIIYNLFPRLVGPMSGWKSHFERAKYMGFNWIYINPLSYPGFSGSLYSIKDYYRINPLFLDNSGRSEEEQVRAMIQDAHELGLKIMFDLVINHTAIDSVLIVNDKWYKKDEHGKIKNPQVWEGDKLITTWGDLAEIDNEKSPDKDNLWRYWLDLTSYYIDFGVDGFRCDAAYQVTTELWEYLISNIKQRKTDTVFFAETLGCEIEDVIELAKAGFDYSFNSSKWWDFEESWCLKQYKENAEVSPSVSFAESHDTPRLTEEFKGEEAAVKLRYLFSAIFSSGVMMPVGLEYGFKKRLNVVHTLPQDWETQQFDLTEFIRKANQLKLQYKIFSEDNAIEIIETVNKKVFVMLKISHDKKEKALIIINKNLQGTEHLSIDLVEIMNCSSFKIKCLSIENPLTEMPDVLEYNLQPGQMMILYC; encoded by the coding sequence ATGAATAAACAACATCTACCTCCGGCAATAATTTATAATCTTTTCCCAAGGCTTGTTGGCCCTATGTCAGGATGGAAGTCACATTTTGAACGAGCGAAATATATGGGCTTTAACTGGATTTATATTAATCCGCTCAGTTATCCGGGCTTTTCAGGCAGTTTATATTCCATTAAAGATTATTATAGAATTAATCCGTTATTTTTGGATAATTCCGGCAGATCGGAAGAAGAGCAGGTCAGGGCCATGATCCAGGACGCCCATGAACTGGGGCTCAAAATAATGTTTGATCTGGTTATCAACCATACAGCGATTGATTCGGTATTAATCGTTAATGATAAATGGTATAAAAAAGATGAACATGGGAAAATCAAAAATCCGCAGGTGTGGGAAGGCGATAAGTTGATCACGACCTGGGGTGACCTGGCAGAAATAGACAATGAAAAATCTCCGGACAAAGATAACCTCTGGCGCTATTGGCTGGACCTGACTTCTTATTACATTGATTTTGGAGTTGACGGGTTCCGCTGCGACGCGGCTTATCAGGTCACAACTGAGTTATGGGAATATTTGATCTCTAATATTAAGCAAAGGAAGACTGATACTGTTTTTTTCGCGGAAACATTGGGCTGTGAAATAGAAGATGTAATTGAACTGGCCAAAGCCGGTTTTGATTATTCATTTAACAGTTCCAAATGGTGGGATTTTGAAGAGTCCTGGTGCCTGAAGCAATACAAAGAGAATGCTGAAGTTTCTCCCTCAGTATCATTTGCGGAATCACATGATACGCCCAGACTGACCGAAGAGTTTAAAGGAGAGGAAGCGGCTGTTAAATTGCGATATTTATTTTCAGCGATATTTTCCAGTGGCGTGATGATGCCTGTGGGACTGGAATACGGTTTTAAAAAAAGGCTTAATGTGGTGCATACCTTGCCCCAGGATTGGGAAACACAGCAGTTTGATCTGACCGAATTTATAAGAAAAGCCAATCAGCTTAAACTGCAGTATAAAATTTTCAGCGAAGATAACGCAATTGAGATTATCGAGACAGTAAACAAAAAAGTATTTGTAATGCTTAAAATATCCCATGACAAAAAAGAAAAAGCTCTGATTATTATTAATAAGAATTTGCAGGGCACTGAACATTTATCGATAGATCTTGTTGAAATCATGAACTGCTCCTCATTCAAGATCAAATGTCTGAGCATAGAAAATCCGCTTACTGAAATGCCTGATGTACTGGAGTATAATTTGCAGCCCGGTCAGATGATGATTTTATATTGCTGA